One Gimesia aquarii DNA segment encodes these proteins:
- a CDS encoding response regulator: MLILSRKQDQNVSFPDLGITVKILGVRGSTVRVGFDAPVEFKIVRGELPEAIPHDSKEHQIVQVPPELRHKLRNQLNSLSIATHLYKEQVAAGFHKEAEKVFKRQVELLESILEQNQISSEDAKYLEKKPNSILLVEDQDNEREMLAGLLEMHGYQVATSKDGADAIEHLENNPLPSIILFDMRMPRCDGPTAIRHIRKNEAYNQVKIFAISGTTPEDCFAQSENEGVNAWFMKPLNPGKLIDAMAVSCRT, translated from the coding sequence ATGCTTATTCTCAGTCGTAAGCAGGACCAAAACGTCAGCTTCCCCGATCTTGGTATTACGGTAAAGATTCTTGGTGTGAGAGGCTCTACTGTAAGAGTCGGATTTGACGCTCCCGTCGAATTCAAGATTGTCCGAGGGGAATTACCCGAAGCGATACCTCATGACTCAAAAGAGCACCAGATTGTTCAAGTCCCTCCTGAACTGCGACACAAACTCCGAAATCAATTAAATTCTTTAAGTATTGCTACGCATCTTTATAAAGAACAAGTGGCAGCTGGCTTTCATAAGGAAGCTGAAAAAGTCTTTAAAAGACAAGTCGAGTTACTGGAAAGTATTCTCGAACAAAATCAGATTTCTTCTGAGGATGCCAAATATTTAGAAAAGAAGCCAAATAGCATCTTGTTAGTCGAGGATCAGGACAACGAGCGCGAAATGCTGGCAGGCTTACTCGAGATGCATGGCTATCAAGTTGCGACAAGTAAAGATGGTGCCGATGCCATTGAACATCTGGAGAATAACCCGCTACCTTCGATTATACTTTTCGATATGCGGATGCCTCGCTGTGATGGACCGACGGCAATCAGACATATCCGAAAGAACGAAGCTTATAATCAAGTGAAAATATTTGCAATAAGTGGAACAACCCCTGAGGATTGTTTCGCTCAATCAGAAAATGAAGGTGTCAATGCCTGGTTTATGAAGCCCTTGAATCCAGGAAAACTTATTGACGCGATGGCAGTTTCCTGTCGCACTTAA
- a CDS encoding DUF1501 domain-containing protein has product MLTVNGYKQRVCSGLSRREALQVGGAGLFGLSLPGVLAAEEAVGTFGNAKAKSVIFLFLFGGPSQLESFDMKPEAPSAIRGPFMPIHSRTPGLQISEHLKRTANISDKICVIRTMTHPHNDHNACHYIQTGHKWTRSAADGGDVNARSTDWPAMGSVVEYLSRKAPDAHERSLPDYIYLPNKLGALQGLERTGQHAGWLGSAYDAFATNIRKRNSADNPYFRDCNDEELDFRIHGLATTKALTLDRLNKRSSLLKQFDQANKSFHNDQVYDNYDRIQQRALSLVTSKKMRSAFDIKQESAAMRDRYGRHLFGQSALMGRRMVEAGARFVTVCWDAPDGFSWDSHRSAHYLEKYLLPGFDQTYTALITDLDERGLLDETLIVTIGEMGRTPKGTSSWGRGHWSHCFPCLLAGAGIRGGVLHGTSDAHAAYPVENPVSPEDLAKTIYWSLGIDPDLFLTDQEDRPIPIIESGKPLKQLFG; this is encoded by the coding sequence ATGCTGACAGTCAATGGTTATAAACAACGAGTTTGTTCTGGTCTGTCGCGGCGTGAAGCGTTGCAAGTGGGAGGCGCGGGGTTGTTTGGTCTCAGCCTGCCGGGTGTCCTGGCTGCTGAAGAAGCTGTTGGCACCTTTGGCAATGCAAAGGCGAAGTCTGTTATCTTTCTGTTTCTGTTTGGTGGTCCAAGTCAGCTTGAATCATTCGACATGAAGCCGGAAGCACCCAGCGCGATTCGTGGACCGTTTATGCCCATTCATTCTCGTACCCCGGGTTTACAAATCAGCGAGCATCTGAAGCGTACTGCGAACATTTCAGATAAAATCTGCGTGATTCGTACGATGACACATCCGCATAACGATCATAATGCTTGCCATTATATTCAGACCGGCCATAAATGGACCCGGTCTGCTGCAGATGGGGGGGATGTGAATGCCCGTTCGACCGATTGGCCCGCAATGGGAAGTGTCGTCGAATATCTTTCACGCAAAGCCCCGGATGCTCATGAGCGTAGTCTTCCCGATTATATTTATTTACCGAATAAGCTGGGGGCGCTGCAGGGGTTGGAGCGTACTGGACAACACGCAGGCTGGCTTGGCTCAGCCTACGACGCGTTTGCGACCAACATTCGCAAACGGAACTCTGCGGACAATCCTTATTTTCGCGACTGCAACGATGAAGAACTGGATTTCCGTATTCATGGTTTAGCAACGACGAAAGCACTTACGCTGGATCGTTTGAACAAGCGGAGCAGTTTGTTGAAACAGTTTGATCAGGCAAACAAATCATTCCACAATGATCAGGTTTATGATAATTACGATCGCATCCAGCAGCGTGCCCTTTCGCTGGTTACATCGAAAAAGATGCGATCGGCCTTCGATATTAAGCAGGAGTCGGCTGCGATGCGAGATCGTTATGGTCGGCATCTGTTTGGTCAATCGGCTTTAATGGGGCGTCGGATGGTAGAAGCAGGGGCGCGGTTTGTCACCGTCTGTTGGGATGCACCCGATGGTTTTAGCTGGGATTCGCATCGTAGTGCGCATTACCTGGAAAAGTATCTTTTACCCGGTTTTGATCAGACTTATACTGCATTGATTACCGATTTGGATGAACGTGGTTTACTCGATGAAACGCTAATCGTCACCATAGGTGAAATGGGCCGGACACCTAAAGGGACAAGTAGTTGGGGCCGCGGGCACTGGTCGCACTGTTTCCCCTGTTTGCTAGCCGGAGCAGGGATTCGTGGCGGTGTTCTTCATGGAACGTCCGATGCCCATGCCGCTTATCCAGTCGAAAATCCCGTCAGCCCCGAAGACCTTGCAAAAACAATCTATTGGTCACTTGGCATCGATCCCGATCTCTTTCTTACAGATCAGGAAGATCGTCCGATCCCCATCATCGAGAGTGGCAAACCGCTGAAACAGTTGTTTGGTTGA
- a CDS encoding DUF1559 domain-containing protein, with the protein MKMSYTSREFRPGFTLIELLVVIAVIAILIALLLPAVQQAREAARRSQCKNNLKQLCLAIHNYHDNYQTTPLHMHRGSDDYDGAANGGSGNLSWYVGLLPFVDQGNIYDQIPFETSGQGDSWSGIANNTSILGGLARIQIPLFKCPSESVVNTVVSTANFNYVANAGRPRNLLFPGQPSTGGAAPPASKGIISMSRMNEGGPYSSNWRSTTNASFGFREIKDGLSNTAALSESLVNDGSGNHPDRRRNLYYTNSAMIEQYDAYIDQVVADGLSGFINWSSWSQYKGHSWLYTDSWQKHVYTHVFPPNTISIPAYSSDTFRCHEGDSGITPSSGHTGGVHVAMMDGAVRFISNSIDLNTWWALGTKRSNEVIGEF; encoded by the coding sequence ATGAAGATGTCTTACACCTCAAGAGAATTTCGGCCAGGATTCACCCTGATTGAACTGTTGGTTGTGATTGCAGTTATTGCGATCCTGATTGCTTTATTACTTCCCGCCGTCCAGCAGGCGCGTGAAGCAGCTCGTCGAAGTCAGTGCAAAAATAATTTGAAGCAACTTTGCCTGGCAATCCACAATTATCATGATAATTACCAGACGACGCCTTTGCATATGCACCGTGGTTCCGATGATTACGATGGTGCGGCTAACGGTGGATCAGGAAATTTGTCCTGGTATGTGGGCCTCTTGCCGTTTGTTGATCAAGGTAATATTTACGATCAAATCCCATTTGAAACCAGTGGACAAGGAGATTCCTGGAGTGGTATTGCCAACAATACTTCTATCCTGGGTGGTTTGGCAAGAATTCAGATTCCGCTTTTTAAATGTCCCAGTGAATCGGTCGTAAACACGGTTGTTTCAACTGCCAACTTTAACTACGTTGCGAACGCGGGGCGTCCGCGTAACTTACTGTTTCCCGGGCAACCTTCTACCGGTGGCGCTGCACCACCCGCCTCTAAAGGTATTATTTCGATGTCAAGAATGAACGAGGGAGGGCCGTACAGTTCTAATTGGCGTTCCACTACCAATGCCAGTTTCGGATTCCGAGAAATCAAGGACGGACTTTCAAACACTGCTGCCCTTTCAGAATCACTAGTGAATGACGGAAGTGGAAATCATCCTGATCGCCGCCGTAATCTCTATTACACAAATTCCGCCATGATTGAACAGTACGATGCGTATATTGATCAAGTCGTAGCAGATGGACTGTCCGGTTTTATCAACTGGTCATCCTGGAGCCAGTACAAAGGGCATTCCTGGCTTTATACTGACTCCTGGCAGAAACACGTTTATACACACGTTTTTCCTCCCAATACGATTTCGATTCCCGCCTACTCCAGCGATACATTTCGCTGTCATGAGGGCGATTCTGGTATTACTCCTTCCAGCGGCCATACAGGCGGAGTCCATGTCGCGATGATGGATGGGGCCGTTCGATTCATTTCCAACTCCATCGATTTGAATACATGGTGGGCATTGGGAACAAAGCGATCGAATGAAGTGATTGGAGAGTTTTAA
- a CDS encoding sialidase family protein, whose translation MTHHSLISRRSFMHSTALAMVSPIGTAALQAAYGKKKNTKLIKSITKETVFRNRNGSGTTWFHPRACLIPGKSGKATLFANLQEIGGSDYFGPVHWSESQDRGMTWSIPQPILALGRDPVQGHPGLMAGVCDVTPQYHQKTETILSLGHVVFYRGPRFARGDQLARYPVYAVRQKNGTWSERKILEWDDPRGSFIYTNNCGQRIVMPNGDIMMSFTFGPEKDHRMVAGVRCSFDGSELKILEVGPPLKNNVGRGLLEPSITRFQNQFFMTIRAEDGHGYVAVSPDGLNYHNKTAWVWDDGQPIGMSTTQQHWLTHSDELFLVYTRKDESNKNVIRWRSPLWVARVDPKKLCLIRETEQVVLPLVGDGVNKPNQVAIMGNFDVTNLSPNESCVTVGEWLPRGGYKGDLLLSRIRWNKPNRNLPDFVL comes from the coding sequence GTGACTCATCATTCACTTATTTCCCGTCGTAGTTTTATGCATTCCACTGCATTAGCGATGGTAAGTCCCATCGGGACGGCTGCATTACAAGCTGCCTACGGTAAGAAGAAAAACACCAAACTAATCAAATCGATTACAAAAGAAACGGTCTTTCGCAATCGTAATGGGTCTGGAACAACCTGGTTTCACCCACGCGCTTGCCTGATTCCAGGTAAAAGCGGGAAAGCGACACTCTTTGCCAACTTGCAGGAGATTGGAGGCTCAGATTATTTTGGCCCTGTCCACTGGAGTGAATCCCAGGATCGAGGAATGACCTGGAGTATTCCCCAACCAATTCTTGCACTCGGACGTGATCCAGTCCAAGGACACCCGGGATTGATGGCAGGGGTCTGTGATGTGACGCCGCAGTACCATCAAAAGACAGAGACAATTCTCTCCCTGGGACATGTCGTCTTCTATCGCGGACCTCGATTTGCAAGAGGTGATCAACTGGCACGTTATCCGGTGTATGCAGTGCGACAAAAAAATGGCACCTGGTCGGAACGGAAAATTCTGGAATGGGACGATCCACGCGGTTCATTTATCTACACCAATAATTGTGGGCAACGTATTGTGATGCCTAACGGCGATATCATGATGTCGTTCACATTTGGACCTGAAAAAGACCATCGCATGGTGGCCGGAGTTCGCTGTTCGTTTGATGGTTCAGAACTAAAAATCCTGGAAGTGGGGCCTCCATTAAAAAATAATGTCGGGCGTGGCTTACTCGAACCTTCCATCACACGGTTCCAGAATCAATTCTTCATGACCATTCGCGCAGAGGATGGACATGGATATGTTGCCGTCAGCCCGGACGGTTTGAACTACCACAATAAAACAGCCTGGGTCTGGGACGATGGCCAGCCAATTGGCATGTCAACGACACAACAACACTGGCTCACTCATTCCGATGAACTCTTTCTGGTCTACACGAGAAAAGATGAATCGAATAAAAATGTTATCCGTTGGCGTTCTCCACTGTGGGTCGCACGCGTTGATCCCAAAAAACTCTGTCTGATTCGGGAGACAGAACAAGTTGTCCTGCCTCTAGTGGGTGATGGAGTCAATAAACCCAACCAGGTCGCCATCATGGGTAACTTTGATGTGACGAATCTCAGCCCGAATGAGTCTTGCGTGACTGTCGGAGAGTGGCTTCCCCGAGGTGGCTATAAGGGTGATCTCTTACTCTCAAGAATTCGCTGGAACAAACCAAACCGAAATCTACCTGATTTTGTTCTTTGA
- a CDS encoding chemotaxis protein CheB, with the protein MTNSGQKSSLKVQSSQQNEEPADEFHIVGVGASAGGLEALELMFKMMPDDAGMAFVIVQHLSPDFKSLMDELMARHTKMRINRVVDGMVVEPNSLYLIPPKQDMVISDGKLLLTEKDTSQSLSLPIDHFLRTLAQDVGRRSIAVILSGTGSDGSRGIRDIHEAGGLVVAQSPQTSKFDGMPKSAIDTGIVDVIVPPEKISDVLERYINHLHQTELDQPPLDESSIEHVFRLLQERHRIDFNHYKPSTIGRRIERRIQLNHHGNIDEYVNRLEKEPGEVDQLYKDLLIGVTRFFRDREAFKVLKTEIIPQLLPERKKFEEFRAWVAGCGTGEEVYSIAILINEYLRETNRNINVKIFATDVHQASIDVAHLGIYPETSLGEMEQSIRDRHFIKTEDGYQISSEIRKMIVFAQHNLVKDAPFTRLDMISCRNLLIYLRTMAQKKVLSLFHFGLKTEGILFLGSSESPGELAEEFETLHERWRFFKKRRDIKLPAYLRDPINTERERLNAPARMGSRKKSDSFGKDLIATYDNLLERFMPTSVLVNEHWNVLQLFAGAGKYLVHNDGRLSTNLLEMIDDDLRLALAGGLHRVSQKRKAIRYNNVLARTSEGETQLNIQISLMEDESPNPNYLVQFEEIDVSPEEEKQGSDYLDVEEVTRNRILDLEQEVRYTKENLQATIEELETSNEELQATNEEMVASNEELQSTNEELHSVNEELYTVNAEYQNKIAELTELTDDMNNLLVSTEVHTLFLDDTLSIRKFTPRMAQVFNFISTDVGRKISAFTHNIICDELVSKIQNVLDKGETYEEKVLSKQNVHFYMRVLPYKSAEYVPGDEIPGIVLTLIDISSLVEAEESIQREQERFSRAIAANRDGTWDWTNVGNDEMWWSPNCYTLLGYKPDEFPALHSEWLNLIHPDDRERVQETSVPGSDSCYVELHRDFEYRMLHKTDGYRWFRHRAIVDHDVSGKPVRMTGSVGDIHDRKCAEMQKVEEILKRDNFLAMLSHELRNPMGAVLNAISLIQDKTYLQSQASGEINTDAPQIIERQTRHMARLLDDLLDIARFGQGKIEFRLEVVDVIALAQEVLESVNYQIGEKSQTLHMMICDGPIYIYADPIRIKQAQVNLLNNASKYTPEGNDIWYSIDYHDHQVCITVQDNGDGIPSELLASIFELFVQSDSTLARSAGGLGVGLSLARSIVTTHGGDIQVESDGVGKGSTFRIFLPMTDKTPKTLKHEPDLSFEGCKILLVEDNFDARNMLAETLQIKGFEVSVAGDGLSGLELYKVKKPDVAVIDIGLPRMDGYQLAREIRKQNTESPAVLIALTGYGRQSDQEAALAAGFDTHLVKPIDPGELIIQIIQQRASIHPNLSEM; encoded by the coding sequence TTCTGATGGAAAATTACTTTTAACAGAAAAAGATACGTCACAATCCTTATCATTGCCCATTGATCATTTCCTGCGTACATTGGCTCAGGACGTAGGTCGAAGAAGCATCGCTGTTATTTTATCCGGAACAGGCAGTGATGGTTCAAGAGGGATTCGTGATATTCATGAAGCAGGTGGACTGGTCGTCGCACAGTCTCCACAAACTTCTAAGTTTGACGGAATGCCTAAAAGCGCGATCGATACAGGAATTGTTGATGTTATTGTACCACCGGAAAAAATTTCTGATGTTCTGGAACGTTATATTAATCACCTGCATCAGACAGAATTGGACCAGCCACCACTTGATGAATCAAGCATTGAACATGTTTTTCGGCTGTTGCAGGAGCGTCACCGCATTGATTTCAATCATTACAAGCCTTCCACGATTGGACGTCGAATTGAACGTCGAATTCAATTAAATCACCATGGTAATATTGACGAATATGTCAATCGACTTGAAAAAGAACCGGGAGAGGTCGATCAACTCTATAAAGATTTATTAATAGGTGTCACTCGCTTCTTCCGTGATCGTGAAGCATTTAAAGTTTTAAAGACTGAGATTATTCCCCAGTTATTACCAGAGAGAAAAAAATTTGAGGAATTTCGGGCCTGGGTGGCGGGATGTGGGACCGGAGAAGAAGTTTATTCCATTGCAATTTTGATCAACGAATACTTGCGTGAAACAAATAGGAATATCAATGTCAAAATATTTGCTACCGATGTTCATCAAGCATCCATAGATGTAGCTCATCTGGGAATTTATCCCGAAACGAGTCTGGGAGAAATGGAACAATCCATACGAGATCGTCACTTTATAAAGACGGAAGATGGATATCAAATTTCTTCTGAGATCCGCAAAATGATTGTTTTCGCGCAGCACAACCTGGTTAAAGATGCACCCTTTACTCGTTTGGACATGATTTCATGCCGAAATTTGCTGATTTATCTTCGCACGATGGCCCAGAAAAAAGTATTGTCGTTATTTCACTTTGGATTAAAAACTGAAGGAATCCTTTTTCTCGGTTCGAGTGAAAGTCCGGGCGAGCTTGCTGAAGAGTTTGAAACACTTCATGAACGTTGGCGATTCTTCAAAAAGCGACGTGATATCAAACTTCCCGCCTATTTACGGGATCCCATTAATACCGAGCGAGAGCGATTAAACGCACCAGCTCGAATGGGATCAAGAAAGAAGTCGGATTCTTTTGGGAAAGATTTGATTGCAACCTATGACAATTTGCTAGAGCGATTTATGCCTACCAGTGTGCTGGTGAATGAACATTGGAATGTTCTTCAACTGTTTGCTGGAGCTGGAAAGTATCTGGTTCATAATGATGGTCGCTTATCAACTAATTTACTTGAAATGATCGATGATGATTTAAGGCTGGCATTGGCGGGAGGGCTACATCGAGTCTCTCAAAAGCGAAAGGCAATTCGATACAACAATGTACTTGCCAGAACATCAGAAGGAGAGACACAACTCAATATCCAAATTTCTTTAATGGAAGACGAGTCACCTAATCCTAATTATTTAGTCCAATTTGAAGAAATAGACGTGTCTCCTGAAGAAGAAAAGCAGGGATCCGACTATCTCGATGTTGAGGAAGTGACGAGAAACCGAATTTTGGATTTGGAACAGGAAGTTCGATATACCAAGGAAAACTTACAAGCCACGATTGAAGAGCTGGAAACCAGCAATGAAGAATTGCAGGCCACTAATGAAGAGATGGTTGCCTCAAATGAAGAGTTACAGAGTACTAATGAGGAGTTACATTCTGTCAATGAAGAGCTCTATACCGTCAATGCAGAATATCAAAATAAAATCGCAGAATTAACAGAACTGACCGATGATATGAATAACCTCCTGGTCAGCACTGAGGTTCACACGCTCTTTCTCGACGATACACTATCGATCCGAAAATTTACACCTAGGATGGCACAGGTGTTTAATTTTATTTCCACTGATGTAGGCAGAAAAATTAGTGCGTTCACTCACAATATTATTTGCGACGAATTAGTTTCTAAGATCCAGAATGTATTGGATAAAGGAGAAACTTATGAAGAGAAAGTGCTGAGCAAGCAAAACGTACATTTTTATATGCGAGTACTTCCCTACAAGTCGGCTGAGTATGTTCCCGGTGATGAAATACCGGGAATTGTACTGACCTTGATTGATATCAGTTCTCTTGTTGAAGCAGAAGAGTCCATTCAAAGAGAGCAGGAGCGTTTTTCGAGAGCCATTGCAGCTAACAGAGATGGTACCTGGGACTGGACCAACGTAGGAAATGATGAGATGTGGTGGTCCCCTAATTGTTACACTTTATTAGGTTACAAACCAGATGAGTTTCCTGCTTTGCATTCTGAGTGGCTGAATTTAATACATCCTGATGATCGTGAACGGGTACAGGAAACAAGTGTGCCAGGAAGCGATAGTTGTTATGTTGAATTGCATCGCGATTTTGAATATCGCATGTTGCACAAAACTGATGGGTACCGCTGGTTCCGGCATCGTGCGATTGTCGATCATGATGTTTCAGGTAAACCGGTACGCATGACGGGGTCCGTAGGCGATATCCATGACCGCAAGTGCGCAGAAATGCAAAAGGTGGAAGAAATATTGAAACGTGACAATTTCCTGGCAATGCTGTCACATGAACTGCGTAATCCGATGGGAGCAGTGCTAAATGCGATTAGCCTGATTCAAGATAAGACGTACCTGCAATCTCAAGCTTCAGGCGAGATAAATACAGACGCTCCTCAAATAATTGAGCGGCAGACAAGACACATGGCACGATTATTAGATGACTTGCTGGATATCGCCCGATTTGGACAAGGGAAAATTGAATTTCGACTGGAAGTCGTCGATGTGATCGCTCTCGCACAGGAAGTTCTTGAATCAGTCAACTATCAGATTGGTGAAAAATCGCAGACGTTACATATGATGATTTGTGATGGTCCCATTTATATCTATGCTGATCCGATTCGAATCAAACAGGCCCAAGTCAATTTACTCAACAACGCGTCGAAGTATACGCCTGAGGGTAACGATATCTGGTACAGTATTGATTATCATGATCATCAAGTCTGTATTACTGTGCAAGACAATGGTGACGGGATTCCAAGCGAACTCTTAGCAAGTATTTTCGAGCTATTTGTTCAATCTGATTCCACTTTAGCACGATCTGCTGGGGGTCTGGGAGTTGGTTTATCGCTTGCCCGAAGCATCGTGACGACCCATGGTGGCGATATTCAAGTTGAAAGTGATGGAGTCGGGAAGGGCAGTACCTTCAGAATCTTTTTACCGATGACGGATAAGACTCCCAAGACGTTGAAGCATGAACCAGATCTTAGCTTTGAAGGATGTAAGATACTTCTTGTTGAAGATAATTTTGACGCGCGAAATATGTTGGCGGAAACACTTCAGATAAAAGGATTTGAAGTATCGGTTGCCGGTGATGGACTGTCAGGGTTAGAACTTTATAAAGTGAAAAAGCCTGATGTTGCTGTGATTGATATTGGGCTTCCCAGAATGGATGGATACCAACTTGCCAGAGAAATTCGGAAACAAAACACTGAGTCACCTGCCGTATTAATTGCATTAACTGGTTATGGGCGCCAGTCTGATCAAGAAGCCGCTTTGGCAGCAGGATTTGACACACATCTTGTGAAACCAATAGATCCCGGCGAATTGATCATTCAGATTATCCAGCAAAGAGCAAGTATACATCCGAATCTTAGTGAAATGTAA
- a CDS encoding Gfo/Idh/MocA family protein: MSQSNRVRWGVIGLGWFGEVHADNLAEIPEIELAALCTRRPERLNEIGERLGVNRLYTDYRELLADTEIDVVSITTHINDHRDIAIDALRSGKHVLLEKPMAPTVADCEQIVEVANNAKGFFMVGHICRFDPRVTIAKQAIDEGRIGKIISMHARRNLSKAIGQTVLDDISALMGDGIHDADLMLWFSQANVSTVYAQEVHPGQNKFPDGGWSIARLDNGAVAVVESVWHLPESTPYAIDARLEVIGTEGALYINCGEAGLTIHDAQGVKMPDTMYWPRPFGNYFGVLKEELCYFANCVRNNEVPKRITPAESCAAVAWMEAATESAQTGSVLRF, encoded by the coding sequence ATGAGTCAATCAAACAGAGTTCGTTGGGGAGTCATTGGTCTAGGTTGGTTTGGTGAAGTTCATGCTGATAACCTTGCCGAAATTCCGGAGATTGAATTGGCGGCGCTCTGTACTCGACGGCCTGAACGGTTAAACGAAATCGGAGAACGGTTGGGAGTTAATCGGCTGTATACAGATTATCGCGAGCTTCTGGCAGATACTGAGATTGATGTAGTGAGTATTACGACGCATATCAATGACCATCGTGACATTGCCATCGATGCACTGCGCAGTGGAAAGCACGTCTTGTTGGAAAAGCCAATGGCACCAACGGTGGCTGACTGTGAACAGATTGTTGAAGTTGCCAATAACGCAAAGGGCTTCTTCATGGTGGGGCACATCTGCCGGTTTGATCCTCGGGTGACGATTGCCAAACAGGCCATTGACGAGGGGCGGATTGGTAAAATCATCTCAATGCATGCGCGACGTAACCTGTCGAAGGCAATTGGTCAGACAGTACTTGATGACATTTCGGCATTGATGGGCGATGGAATCCACGATGCAGATCTGATGCTCTGGTTCAGTCAGGCGAATGTATCGACCGTGTATGCACAAGAGGTACATCCAGGGCAGAACAAATTCCCTGACGGTGGCTGGTCTATTGCACGACTTGATAACGGTGCGGTTGCTGTGGTTGAATCGGTCTGGCATCTACCGGAATCAACGCCCTACGCCATTGATGCACGACTGGAGGTCATTGGTACGGAAGGAGCCCTGTATATCAACTGCGGTGAAGCAGGTCTAACAATCCACGACGCACAAGGCGTCAAAATGCCAGATACGATGTATTGGCCACGTCCGTTCGGTAATTACTTTGGTGTGCTGAAAGAAGAGCTGTGTTATTTCGCAAACTGTGTAAGAAATAACGAAGTGCCAAAGCGGATTACGCCTGCGGAATCGTGCGCTGCAGTTGCCTGGATGGAAGCGGCGACCGAGTCAGCGCAAACAGGGTCCGTGCTTCGCTTCTGA
- a CDS encoding DUF6122 family protein yields MENVPDLIRHIIHYSCHLLVPFVIAKLFWKENWWKAGLIMLATMLIDVDHLLADPIFDPNRCSIGFHPLHTVWAGMVYLGLLAIPSWKWRAVAVGLLWHLCTDAIDCLLGGHCLFCSLPEYLYVMS; encoded by the coding sequence ATGGAAAATGTACCTGATCTCATCAGGCATATCATCCACTATTCATGCCACCTGCTGGTACCATTCGTGATTGCGAAACTGTTCTGGAAAGAGAACTGGTGGAAAGCCGGGCTCATCATGCTGGCCACGATGCTCATTGACGTGGATCATCTTTTAGCTGACCCCATTTTTGATCCAAACCGTTGCAGTATTGGATTTCATCCACTCCACACAGTCTGGGCGGGAATGGTTTATCTGGGTTTACTGGCGATACCCTCCTGGAAATGGCGCGCTGTCGCAGTCGGACTTTTGTGGCATCTCTGCACGGATGCCATCGATTGCCTACTCGGCGGGCATTGCCTGTTCTGCAGTCTTCCAGAATACTTGTATGTTATGAGTTGA
- a CDS encoding peroxiredoxin family protein has protein sequence MKLFNIVSKTTLTLSLILFSQNVSQTHVYAGVENASPPAVGKTAKDFSLSNLNGKQIKLSGELKKGPVVLLVLRGYPGYQCPLCTRQVGQFITSAAKLKSANATVVMVYPGTAKDLNTRASEFTRNIKLPANFQFLLDPDYIFTNAYGLRWDAKNETAYPSTFVIGTDGKVKFAKISKTHGNRSNVKEVLKALSSSS, from the coding sequence ATGAAACTGTTTAATATAGTAAGTAAAACTACATTAACTCTGTCTTTAATTTTGTTCTCCCAAAATGTATCCCAGACCCATGTGTATGCTGGCGTCGAAAATGCGTCTCCGCCTGCTGTGGGAAAAACTGCCAAGGATTTCTCGCTGTCCAACTTAAACGGCAAGCAGATCAAGCTCTCAGGTGAACTCAAAAAAGGCCCTGTTGTATTGCTTGTGCTGCGAGGCTACCCCGGATATCAATGTCCTCTTTGCACACGTCAGGTGGGTCAATTTATCACGAGCGCTGCGAAACTGAAATCGGCAAATGCAACCGTTGTGATGGTTTATCCCGGCACTGCAAAAGATCTTAACACACGCGCGAGCGAGTTTACCCGAAACATTAAGCTTCCAGCTAACTTCCAATTCCTGCTCGATCCCGATTACATATTCACGAATGCCTATGGTCTGCGTTGGGATGCAAAGAACGAAACAGCATATCCTTCAACCTTTGTCATTGGCACAGATGGAAAAGTGAAGTTTGCCAAAATCAGCAAGACTCATGGAAATCGATCCAACGTAAAAGAAGTTTTGAAAGCCTTAAGCTCATCAAGTTAG